Proteins from a single region of Pyrus communis chromosome 6, drPyrComm1.1, whole genome shotgun sequence:
- the LOC137737261 gene encoding uncharacterized protein — translation MVEEDLVNIEGDISHTSPSNFSDVKVNTNQLFCSVLLNEFNYLPWSRAVSLALGGKGKLGFVNGSVEAPDISSSTYVAWLCKDQLVMSLLLNTMEKHVAKIFSYYNSSCELWKALQDMYGNQNNYARVFQLKKDIANAQQEGKAFVQHLGCLKAMWNELDVYLPLTTDPAILLKQAEEDIIYQLLGSLNSKYEDLRSHVLMSQEFPTFNNVCATIQREEVRKKVMNAKHKSRLTETRAYASNYKISEAKVYKDKCWELHPELKPKFSKDAKMIPRSSQQFQPQYKAQLANAHPSIVSQGSMEFTANPFSLINEFAAYLQSEGQGGGSQAQGNEEKNHAAMLGQFFGFLNGNEKVSQDEAPGILKAFTTALLTSQGEELFEMFPLPPIINNPMLEESLVAMTPDIEEIQTDSISNHRIPTNKGDEESHFDHSQSPTESQGLRRNHSRTRKPPTMLLMPHGILSVKVSALEKKAVGSRWIYKIKFKADGSIKRHKARLVDRGFTQTFGVDYKETFAPMSQMNSMQVLLSVAINCGWTLYQMDVKNAFLHEELQEKVYMQCPPGLEKAGFLRSNADSILFVRTGTSGKFVVLIYVDDLIIIGDSVTEIEALKLSLRQTFAIKDLGKLKVLRYLKGSIGQGIIMRNNSTAISGYTDADWAGNALDRKSTTGYCMFVGGNLVTWKSKKQHVIARSSAKAECQAMTATACELMWPKGLLSNLGCTSTTPMSL, via the exons ATGGTTGAAGAAGATTTAGTAAACATAGAGGGTGACATCTCGCATACCTCTCCTTCAAATTTCTCAGACGTTAAGGTTAACACCAATCAACTTTTTTGTTCAGTTCTCTTGAACGAGTTTAACTATCTCCCTTGGTCTCGAGCTGTGTCTCTTGCTCTCGGAGGCAAagggaaattagggtttgtaaatggaagtgtggaagCTCCAGACATCTCTTCCTCTACATATGTTGCATGGCTTTGCAAGGATCAACTTGTCATGTCCTTGCTGCTCAACACCATGGAGAAACATGTTGCTAAGATTTTTAGCTACTACAATTCTTCATGTGAGCTTTGGAAAGCCTTGCAGGatatgtatggaaatcaaaacaactaTGCACGTGTCTTCCAACTTAAGAAGGACATTGCCAATGcccaacaagaagggaaagcATTTGTTCAACACCTTGGATGCCTCAAGGCTATGTGGAATGAGTTGGATGTATACCTTCCACTTACCACAGATCCTGCCATTCTCCTGAAACAAGCAGAGGAAGACATAATATATCAGCTGTTGGGGAGTTTGAACTCCAAGTATGAGGATCTAAGGAGTCATGTCTTGATGAGTCAAGAGTTTCCCACCTTCAACAATGTCTGTGCAACTATCCAACGAGAAGAAGTAAGGAAGAAAGTGATGAATGCTAAGCACAAGTCGAGATTGACCGAGACTCGTGCATATGCTTCAAATTACAAGATATCAGAGGCTAAGGTGTACAAGG ACAAGTGTTGGGAACTTCATCCTGAACTCAAGCCTAAGTTTAGCAAAGATGCAAAAATGATACCAAGGTCCTCACAGCAATTTCAACCTCAGTACAAGGCCCAACTTGCTAATGCTCATCCCTCTATTGTCTCACAAGGATCCATGGAGTTCACTGCCAATCCATTCTCTCTTATCAATGAGTTTGCAGCTTATCTTCAAAGCGAAGGACAAGGAGGAGGTTCACAAGCTCAaggaaatgaagagaaaaatcaTGCAGCCATGTTGGGACAGTTTTTCGGATTTCTTAATGGAAATGAGAAAGTTTCACAGGATGAAGCACCAGGAATACTCAAAGCATTCACTACTGCCTTGTTAACTA GTCAGGGGGAGGAACTGTTTGAAATGTTTCCACTTCCTCCGATCATTAATAATCCaatgttggaagaaagcttagTTGCTATGACACCAGATATTGAAGAAATACAAACTGACTCAATCTCTAATCATCGTATCCCTACCAATAAGGGAGACGAGGAgtctcattttgatcattcaCAATCTCCTACAGAGTCTCAAGGGCTTAGAAGAAATCATTCTCGAACCAGAAAACCTCCAACTATGTTACTTATGCCTCACGGTATCCTATCAGTGAAAGTATCAGCCTTG GAAAAAAAGGCTGTTGGAAGTCGTTGGATTTACAAGATTAAATTCAAGGCTGATGGTTCTATCAAAAGACACAAGGCCAGGCTTGTTGATCGAGGGTTCACTCAAACCTTTGGGGTTGATTACAAGGAAACATTTGCACCTATGTCCCAAATGAATTCAATGCAGGTTCTACTCTCAGTTGCAATCAATTGTGGGTGGACTCTttatcaaatggatgtgaagaatgctttccttCACGAAGAGTTACAAGAAAAAGTGTATATGCAGTGTCCTCCAG GTTTAGAGAAGGCTGGATTCCTACGAAGTAATGCTGACTCCATATTGTTTGTAAGAACTGGCACTAGTGGGAAATTTGTGGTGCTTATCTATGTCGATGATCTCATCATCATAGGAGATAGTGTCACTGAAATTGAGGCACTAAAACTCTCATTACGCCAAACCTTTGCTATCAAAGACTTGGGAAAACTGAA AGTCCTGCGTTATCTCAAGGGTTCGATAGGACAAGGAATCATCATGCGTAACAATTCCACTGCCATTAGTGGCTAcactgatgcagattgggcagggaaTGCACTTGATAGGAAATCTACCACGGGCTATTGCATgtttgttggtggaaatctTGTCACTTGGAAGAGTAAGAAGCAACATGTCATTGCTCGCTCCAGCGCAAAGGCTGAATGTCAAGCCATGACAGCCACTGCATGTGAACTTATGTGGCCTAAAGGGCTTCTTTCAAACTTAGGGTGTACTAGTACTACTCCCATGTCTCTGTGA
- the LOC137736565 gene encoding probable aldo-keto reductase 2, producing MAGVVRRIKLGSQGLEVSAQGLGCMGMSAFYGPPKPDEDMIALIHHAVATGVTFLDTSDIYGPYTNEILLGQALKGGVRDKVELATKFGISFADNKREIRGDPAYVRAAIEGSLKRLGVGSVDLYYQHRVDTRVPIEVTVGEMKKLVEEGKIKYIGLSEASASTIRRAHAVHPITAVQLEWSLWSRDVEEDIIPTCRELGIGIVAYSPLGRGFFSSGAKFIDNLANDDFRKYLPRFQAENLEHNKTIFEQVSDLAARKGCTPSQLALAWVHHQGNDVCPIPGTTKIENFNQNIGALSVKLTPEEMAELESYASADAVKGGRYMDDSSTWKNSETPPLSS from the exons ATGGCAGGAGTAGTGAGGAGGATCAAGTTGGGATCGCAAGGCCTCGAGGTCTCCGCTCAGGGACTTGGCTGCATGGGCATGTCCGCCTTCTACGGCCCTCCCAAGCCCGATGAAGACATGATCGCTCTCATCCACCATGCCGTCGCCACCGGCGTCACCTTCCTCGACACCTCCGACATCTACGGCCCCTACACCAACGAAATTCTCCTTGGCCAG GCTCTCAAGGGAGGGGTACGGGACAAGGTTGAATTGGCCACAAAATTCGGTATCAGCTTTGCGGATAACAAGAGGGAGATTCGAGGTGACCCTGCATATGTGAGAGCTGCTATCGAGGGTAGCTTGAAACGCCTTGGCGTTGGTTCTGTTGATCTCTATTATCAGCATCGGGTTGACACCCGTGTCCCCATTGAAGTCACA GTTGGGGAAATGAAGAAACTAGTTGAAGAGGGTAAGATAAAGTACATCGGTCTATCGGAGGCCTCAGCTTCCACAATAAGAAGAGCGCATGCTGTTCATCCAATAACAGCCGTGCAGTTGGAGTGGTCATTGTGGTCAAGAGATGTGGAGGAAGATATAATTCCTACTTGCCG GGAGCTTGGCATTGGTATTGTTGCATACAGTCCTCTAGGAAGAGGATTCTTTTCATCAGGTGCTAAGTTCATCGACAATCTAGCCAATGATGATTTCCGAAAG TATCTACCCAGGTTCCAAGCGGAGAACCTAGAGCATAATAAAACAATATTCGAGCAGGTTAGTGATCTTGCAGCAAGGAAGGGGTGCACCCCATCTCAGCTAGCACTGGCCTGGGTTCATCACCAAGGGAATGATGTGTGTCCTATACCCGGAACCACCAAGATTGAGAATTTTAACCAGAATATTGGAGCTCTATCTGTGAAACTGACACCAGAAGAAATGGCCGAGCTTGAATCTTATGCTTCAGCAGATGCGGTTAAAGGAGGCAGATATATGGATGACTCTAGTACTTGGAAGAACTCCGAAACTCCTCCACTGTCTTCATGA
- the LOC137736564 gene encoding probable aldo-keto reductase 2, with translation MAGGAGIVKRMKLGSQGLEVSAQGLGCMGMSAFYGAPKPDQDMITLIHHAINSGVTFLDTSDIYGPFTNEILLGKALKGGVRDKVELATKFGVRFAENKMEVQGDPAYVRAALESSLKRLGVDSIDLYYQHRIDTSVPIEVTVGELKKLVEEGKVKYIGLSEASASTIRRAHAVHPITAVQLEWSLWSRDVEQEIIPTCRELGIGIVAYSPLGRGFFSSGAKFVENLAHDDSRKNLPRFQPENVEHNKTLFERVSNLATRKGCTPSQLALAWVHHQGNDVCPIPGTTKIANFYQNIAALSVKLTPEELAELESYASADAVKGDRYPNYYSTWTNSETPPLSSSNF, from the exons ATGGCAGGAGGAGCAGGAATAGTGAAGAGGATGAAGTTGGGTTCACAAGGCCTCGAGGTGTCGGCTCAAGGCCTTGGCTGCATGGGCATGTCTGCCTTCTACGGCGCTCCAAAGCCCGACCAAGACATGATCACTCTCATCCACCATGCCATTAACAGCGGCGTCACCTTCCTTGATACCTCTGACATCTACGGTCCCTTCACCAACGAAATCCTTCTTGGCAAG GCTCTCAAGGGAGGGGTACGAGACAAGGTTGAATTGGCCACCAAGTTTGGTGTCAGATTTGCGGAGAACAAGATGGAGGTGCAAGGTGACCCTGCTTATGTGAGAGCTGCTCTCGAGAGTAGCTTGAAGCGCCTTGGTGTTGATTCTATTGATCTCTATTATCAGCATCGCATTGACACCTCCGTCCCCATTGAAGTCACG GTTGGGGAACTGAAGAAATTAGTTGAAGAGGGTAAGGTAAAGTACATTGGTCTATCCGAGGCCTCAGCTTCAACGATTAGAAGAGCCCATGCTGTTCATCCTATAACAGCTGTGCAGTTGGAGTGGTCCTTGTGGTCAAGGGATGTCGAGCAAGAAATAATTCCTACTTGTCG GGAGCTTGGCATTGGTATTGTTGCGTATAGTCCTTTAGGAAGAGGATTCTTCTCATCAGGTGCTAAGTTTGTCGAAAACCTTGCCCACGATGATTCCCGAAAG AATCTACCGAGGTTCCAACCCGAAAATGTAGAGCACAACAAAACACTATTCGAGCGAGTTAGTAATCTTGCAACAAGGAAAGGGTGCACACCATCTCAGCTAGCATTGGCCTGGGTTCATCACCAAGGGAATGATGTGTGTCCTATCCCCGGAACCACGAAGATTGCGAATTTTTACCAGAATATCGCAGCTCTGTCTGTTAAACTGACACCGGAAGAGTTGGCTGAGCTTGAATCTTATGCTTCAGCAGATGCCGTTAAAGGTGATAGATATCCGAACTACTATAGCACTTGGACGAACTCCGAAACTCCGCCACTGTCTTCGTCAAACTTCTAA